From Tachypleus tridentatus isolate NWPU-2018 chromosome 8, ASM421037v1, whole genome shotgun sequence, a single genomic window includes:
- the LOC143223129 gene encoding UMP-CMP kinase-like isoform X1 has protein sequence MLLITTLRRLSMASVKPSIVFVLGGPGSGKGTQCAKIIKEFDYVHLSAGDLLRTERDNPGSRYGELIEKHIQSGTIVPVEITCSLLHAAMNNSRRDRFLIDGFPRNQDNLEGWNREMAAKVNLQFVLFFDCNEQVCIDRCLKRGSSGSGRTDDNAESLKKRFVTYFKDTLPIIEHYQKQNLVRKIDANNSEHKILHSTDACMHDRRDNFL, from the exons ATGTTGTTAATTACCACATTGAGAAGGCTGTCCATGGCCAGTGTAAAACCAAGCATTGTATTTGTTCTTGGTGGACCTGGATCAGGCAAAGGAACCCAGTGTGCTAAAATTATAAAG GAGTTTGACTATGTTCATCTATCAGCTGGAGATCTCTTAAGAACGGAAAGAGATAATCCAGGATCTAGATATGGAGAACTCATTGAAAAACATATTCAAAGTGGAACAATTGTACCTGTTGAAATCACCTGCAGTCTGTTGCATGCT GCAATGAACAACAGTAGAAGAGACAGGTTTCTTATTGATGGATTTCCTCGTAATCAAGATAATTTAGAAGGTTGGAATCGTGAAATGGCAGCCAAAGTCaacttacagtttgttttgttctttgattgTAATGAACAG GTATGTATTGATAGGTGTCTGAAGAGAGGTTCATCTGGAAGTGGTCGTACGGATGATAATGCAGAAAGTTTGAAGAAAAG gtTTGTTACATATTTCAAAGATACTCTGCCAATTATTGAACactatcaaaaacaaaacttggTTAGAAAAATTGATGCCAACAATTCAGAACATAAG atcCTTCATTCTACTGATGCTTGCATGCATGATAGGAGAGACAACTTCCTATAG
- the LOC143223129 gene encoding UMP-CMP kinase-like isoform X2 produces the protein MLLITTLRRLSMASVKPSIVFVLGGPGSGKGTQCAKIIKEFDYVHLSAGDLLRTERDNPGSRYGELIEKHIQSGTIVPVEITCSLLHAAMNNSRRDRFLIDGFPRNQDNLEGWNREMAAKVNLQFVLFFDCNEQVCIDRCLKRGSSGSGRTDDNAESLKKRFVTYFKDTLPIIEHYQKQNLVRKIDANNSEHKVFEEVKKCFKEVL, from the exons ATGTTGTTAATTACCACATTGAGAAGGCTGTCCATGGCCAGTGTAAAACCAAGCATTGTATTTGTTCTTGGTGGACCTGGATCAGGCAAAGGAACCCAGTGTGCTAAAATTATAAAG GAGTTTGACTATGTTCATCTATCAGCTGGAGATCTCTTAAGAACGGAAAGAGATAATCCAGGATCTAGATATGGAGAACTCATTGAAAAACATATTCAAAGTGGAACAATTGTACCTGTTGAAATCACCTGCAGTCTGTTGCATGCT GCAATGAACAACAGTAGAAGAGACAGGTTTCTTATTGATGGATTTCCTCGTAATCAAGATAATTTAGAAGGTTGGAATCGTGAAATGGCAGCCAAAGTCaacttacagtttgttttgttctttgattgTAATGAACAG GTATGTATTGATAGGTGTCTGAAGAGAGGTTCATCTGGAAGTGGTCGTACGGATGATAATGCAGAAAGTTTGAAGAAAAG gtTTGTTACATATTTCAAAGATACTCTGCCAATTATTGAACactatcaaaaacaaaacttggTTAGAAAAATTGATGCCAACAATTCAGAACATAAG GTATTTGAAGAGGTGAAAAAATGCTTCAAAGAAGTCTTGTGa
- the LOC143223129 gene encoding UMP-CMP kinase-like isoform X3: MLLITTLRRLSMASVKPSIVFVLGGPGSGKGTQCAKIIKEFDYVHLSAGDLLRTERDNPGSRYGELIEKHIQSGTIVPVEITCSLLHAAMNNSRRDRFLIDGFPRNQDNLEGWNREMAAKVNLQFVLFFDCNEQVCIDRCLKRGSSGSGRTDDNAESLKKSCVFFLRNDLMHFTHGSWRKYLLYGNY; encoded by the exons ATGTTGTTAATTACCACATTGAGAAGGCTGTCCATGGCCAGTGTAAAACCAAGCATTGTATTTGTTCTTGGTGGACCTGGATCAGGCAAAGGAACCCAGTGTGCTAAAATTATAAAG GAGTTTGACTATGTTCATCTATCAGCTGGAGATCTCTTAAGAACGGAAAGAGATAATCCAGGATCTAGATATGGAGAACTCATTGAAAAACATATTCAAAGTGGAACAATTGTACCTGTTGAAATCACCTGCAGTCTGTTGCATGCT GCAATGAACAACAGTAGAAGAGACAGGTTTCTTATTGATGGATTTCCTCGTAATCAAGATAATTTAGAAGGTTGGAATCGTGAAATGGCAGCCAAAGTCaacttacagtttgttttgttctttgattgTAATGAACAG GTATGTATTGATAGGTGTCTGAAGAGAGGTTCATCTGGAAGTGGTCGTACGGATGATAATGCAGAAAGTTTGAAGAAAAG TTGTGTCTTTTTCCTGAGGAATGATCTCATGCATTTTACTCATGGCTCCTGGAGGAAGTATTTGCTATATGGAAACTACTGA
- the LOC143223129 gene encoding UMP-CMP kinase-like isoform X4: MLLITTLRRLSMASVKPSIVFVLGGPGSGKGTQCAKIIKEFDYVHLSAGDLLRTERDNPGSRYGELIEKHIQSGTIVPVEITCSLLHAAMNNSRRDRFLIDGFPRNQDNLEGWNREMAAKVNLQFVLFFDCNEQVCIDRCLKRGSSGSGRTDDNAESLKKRNDLMHFTHGSWRKYLLYGNY; encoded by the exons ATGTTGTTAATTACCACATTGAGAAGGCTGTCCATGGCCAGTGTAAAACCAAGCATTGTATTTGTTCTTGGTGGACCTGGATCAGGCAAAGGAACCCAGTGTGCTAAAATTATAAAG GAGTTTGACTATGTTCATCTATCAGCTGGAGATCTCTTAAGAACGGAAAGAGATAATCCAGGATCTAGATATGGAGAACTCATTGAAAAACATATTCAAAGTGGAACAATTGTACCTGTTGAAATCACCTGCAGTCTGTTGCATGCT GCAATGAACAACAGTAGAAGAGACAGGTTTCTTATTGATGGATTTCCTCGTAATCAAGATAATTTAGAAGGTTGGAATCGTGAAATGGCAGCCAAAGTCaacttacagtttgttttgttctttgattgTAATGAACAG GTATGTATTGATAGGTGTCTGAAGAGAGGTTCATCTGGAAGTGGTCGTACGGATGATAATGCAGAAAGTTTGAAGAAAAG GAATGATCTCATGCATTTTACTCATGGCTCCTGGAGGAAGTATTTGCTATATGGAAACTACTGA